GCAGACCATCAAAAACCACATCACCTCCATCCTGAGGAAACTGGATGCTAATGACCGCACCCACGCCGTAGTCCTGGCCATACGCCAGGGGTGGATTTCTGTGGAGGGCAAACCTAAGACCCCCCAGTCAAAGCCATCCCAGGAAAACACGGCGTATTCTATGGGGAACCCGGAATAGTAGCTGTGGAGGTCCGAGATGAAAGTCCTGGTTATTGACGACTCACCCGAGGTAACGGAAGCGGTAGCCCTCTGCTTTGAGCTCCGCTGGCCCCACAGCACCATCGTCTCCGCCCTCACCGGGAACAAAGGGGTTGACCTGGTAGAGGCAGAAAGCCCGGACATGGTCATACTGGATATCGGCCTGCCTGATATTGACGGCTTTGAGGCCTGTCGCCAGATTAGGGCCTTCTCCGAGACCCCCATCATCATGCTCACGGTGCGGGACAGGGATGTGGACATCGCCCGGGGGCTGGAGCTGGGGGCCGATGACTACATCACCAAGCCCTTCAGCCACATTGAGCTCCTGGCCCGGGTCCAGGCGGTGCTGCGCCGGGCCCAGATGCTCCCCTCTGGCTCAGGCGAGCCCCCTTTCCAGGCAGATGAACTGTGGATAGACTTCAACAGCCGCGAGGTGAAGGTGAAAGGGGAGACCGTCAAGCTCACCCCCACGGAATACAGCCTCCTCTACCACCTGGTGAAGAACGCCGGGCGCGTGCTCACCCACCGCACCCTCCTGG
The genomic region above belongs to Chloroflexota bacterium and contains:
- a CDS encoding response regulator transcription factor encodes the protein MKVLVIDDSPEVTEAVALCFELRWPHSTIVSALTGNKGVDLVEAESPDMVILDIGLPDIDGFEACRQIRAFSETPIIMLTVRDRDVDIARGLELGADDYITKPFSHIELLARVQAVLRRAQMLPSGSGEPPFQADELWIDFNSREVKVKGETVKLTPTEYSLLYHLVKNAGRVLTHRTLLAKVWGPEYTDATNYLKVHIQHVRQKLGDDANSPRYILTEHGVGYRFAKSNAG